One window of the Ammospiza nelsoni isolate bAmmNel1 chromosome 17, bAmmNel1.pri, whole genome shotgun sequence genome contains the following:
- the IL21R gene encoding LOW QUALITY PROTEIN: interleukin-21 receptor (The sequence of the model RefSeq protein was modified relative to this genomic sequence to represent the inferred CDS: inserted 1 base in 1 codon), whose amino-acid sequence MSEQSSKLWEYCLWXFCFVWFFSSPGHPVRTTMKNKLWRQNIFICLLFQYTVCCESLTCFVDYVQTLSCILRDELGAGSYNLTATWVPEEDPENTVAACSLVQLSRNTSHTQYMCTVDMTELLADTKVQVDVTQIADRQHVLSKEFYLSDNIKPQPPFNLTALFSEGYNISWETIYQNSSFYFLNEELEYQLRYKRRTDTWETQKTKAVHEDKRTLVILPWELQADTEYEFQVRARPREDSDYGGFWSEWSSPLSLKTSPAAVTQTAGMEWLLLFGIVVAIMAPITTFLAKQRSLWKKMACIPDPAPFFKPLYMAHNGDFKKWVGASHMKMTFDFFEWGIVLPEVLEVYTMHPSNSTPPEELHELRKNLPCKPCVSCLTTPGHGSQSPGCSVSSSDGTEDQSYGHLSIDTVTVADEFTSCNCQCSCNHVYREHDHTNKEDDSAGEPGYPKVNLDEEDRKISSDLHLADLSTQDKILASGSVSTDHLRSTSVPVNQQGERGVEGGVGSILEALCLQPYQWDLENPGSLPSPDGESVSYSEGSYDFFPHNTKPGDSYPLICLDLDTIDSGFVDSDCGSPVDSEFGQNSQTICGSIPLEQEGQDFTRSYVKQWVSCRSESPVSGTQTN is encoded by the exons ATGTCTGAGCAGAGCTCTAAATTGTGGGAGtattgtttgt ttttttgttttgtttggtttttttcttccccaggaCATCCAGTGAGAACCACCATGAAGAACAAACTGTGGCGTCAGAATATTTTCATCTGCCTTTTATTCCAGTACA CTGTGTGTTGTGAAAGCCTCACTTGTTTTGTGGACTATGTACAGACGCTGTCCTGTATCCTGCGAGATGAGTTGGGTGCTGGTTCATACAATCTCACTGCTACATG ggtTCCTGAGGAAGATCCAGAAAATACTGTGGCAGCCTGCAGTCTCGTGCAATTGTCAAGAAACACCAGTCACACACAGTACATGTGCACTGTGGACATGACTGAACTCCTAGCAGATACCAAAGTCCAGGTGGATGTTACACAGATAGCTGATAGGCAGCACGTGCTTTCCAAAGAATTTTATTTGTCAGACAACA TAAAACCACAGCCTCCATTCAACCTGACCGCTTTGTTCTCAGAGGGTTACAATATTTCTTGGGAAACCATCTACCAGAACTCTTCCTTCTACTTTTTGAATGAGGAGCTGGAGTATCAGCTGCGTTACAAAagaagaactgacacctgggAG ACTCAGAAGACTAAAGCTGTTCATGAAGATAAACGGACATTGGTGATCCTGCCATGGGAACTACAGGCGGACACTGAGTATGAGTTCCAAGTCAGAGCTAGACCCCGGGAAGACAGTGACTATGGTGGCTTTTGGAGTGAATGGAGTTCTCCGCTGTCATTGAAAACCAGCCCTGCCG cagtGACACAGACAGCAGGCATGGAATGGCTGTTGCTGTTTGGTATTGTCGTGGCAATCATGGCTCCAATCACAACATTTCTGGCCAAACAGCGGAG ctTGTGGAAGAAGATGGCTTGcatcccagaccctgctccctTTTTCAAACCTCTTTACATGGCTCATAATGGAGATTTTAAG aagTGGGTTGGTGCATCCCATATGAAAATGACCTTTGATTTCTTTGAATGGGGAATAGTCCTTCCAGAAGTCCTAGAAGTTTACACCATGCATCCTTCCAACAGCACCCCACCGGAAGAGCTGCATGAGCTAAGAAAGAATCTGCCTTGCAAGCCCTGTGTGTCTTGCCTGACTACCCCAGGTCATGGTAGCCAGTCACCGGGGTGCAGTGTAAGCAGTAGTGATGGGACTGAGGACCAGTCATATGGGCATTTGTCAATTGATACAGTGACTGTGGCTGATGAATTTACATCTTGTAACTGCCAGTGCAGCTGTAATCATGTGTACAGGGAACATGACCATACCAACAAGGAAGATGATAGTGCTGGAGAACCCGGTTATCCCAAGGTTAACCTTGATGAGGAAGACAGAAAGATATCCAGTGACTTACATTTGGCTGATCTGAGTACACAGGACAAAATACTTGCTTCAGGCTCTGTGTCCACAGACCACCTGAGGAGCACAAGTGTCCCAGTCAACCAGCAAGGAGAAAGGGGAGTGGAAGGAGGTGTGGGGAGCATCCTAGAAGCCCTTTGCTTGCAGCCTTATCAGTGGGATTTGGAAAATCCAGGTTCTCTACCTTCTCCTGATGGTGAAAGTGTTTCCTACAGTGAAGGCTCCTATGACTTCTTCCCTCACAATACAAAGCCTGGTGACAGTTATCCTTTGATCTGTCTAGATTTGGACACTATTGACAGTGGCTTTGTGGACTCAGACTGTGGAAGTCCAGTTGACTCTGAATTTGGGCAAAACAGTCAGACCATTTGTGGGTCCATCCCTCTTGAGCAAGAGGGGCAAGACTTTACACGGAGCTACGTCAAGCAGTGGGTCTCCTGCCGCTCTGAGAGCCCTGTCAGTGGGACACAGACAAACTAA